The following coding sequences are from one Mytilus trossulus isolate FHL-02 chromosome 8, PNRI_Mtr1.1.1.hap1, whole genome shotgun sequence window:
- the LOC134681255 gene encoding uncharacterized transmembrane protein DDB_G0289901-like isoform X1, with product MYLSLQLVISVLGLALADDVWNFGDWDDDYSYTGYQPTGLLQGGSQSIMRYPTYRRYRGSLGGSTGVRGGSLGSSSAVRGSLGGSSGFQGNLGSTGISYNTGYNRNKGYGSSGTSYSGSRGYGTYGNNYGSGMITTGSLSTSIRPIGRSRYHSRSSSIIQPRGSIGNNFGIRSRNDDDDDDFDDINIGVLGPSVARGRTGSRSVRPTIVRPTVVRPTIKNYPRQSAIRPIINNIASPINIRRSFDNDEDDINRGVLGPAVVRNGGSRASVRPIAKTTYHRKLASVRTTGSAGVATSPLRTSFDDNNDDFDDVNGILGFSSAGRPSGIARKISPRRGSIGGSAIGIQPRFGNDGDDFDRDDFNGDFNDDFNGDFNDDFNRGILGASVNRNSGILGASGNRNSGILGASGNRNGGILGASVKRAGPTSTGSIRGSLGPAINRGGHSSHSKSSNYHRSPHQNIHVTHVHRYQPDYDEDNFGSAPVFNSRPALGGGYAGYATQYPQYGSYGYSSGNSYSNGGGFGTGNFGGGSGFRGRFRGSGGGSGGSGGSGTGGGDSDDFDFDDDENGSSGGSGSGGGFGSGFNSLGGIGGVAGRFVGGGFGSVGGIGSMGGSQGRYYGYGVYPNSRNINHNTNYKNSYGKSY from the exons ATGTATCTGTCCCTTCAGTTGGTAATCAGTGTTCTAGGATTGGCCCTAGCAGACGACGTTT GGAACTTTGGTGACTGGGATGATGATTACTCATACACCGGGTACCAGCCAACTGGTTTACTACAGGGAGGTAGCCAAAGTATCATGAGATATCCAACTTACCGGAGATATAGAGGAAGTCTCGGGGGATCAACGGGAGTTCGAGGCGGAAGTCTAGGGAGCTCATCGGCAGTTCGAGGAAGTCTAGGAGGATCGTCAGGCTTTCAAGGAAATC ttggatCCACCGGAATCTCATACAATACTGGgtataatagaaataaaggatACGGTTCCTCTGGTACAAGTTATAGCGGAAGCCGAGGTTATGGCACATATGGTAACAACTATGGCAGTGGAATGATAACGACTGGATCCTTGAGTACATCGATACGACCAATAGGGAGATCGAGGTATCATTCGAGAAGTTCCTCCATTATTCAACCACGAGGCAGTATTGGAAACAATTTTGGAATTAGGTCACGcaatgacgacgacgacgacgatttTGATGATATCAACATTGGAGTTCTTGGTCCTTCTGTTGCTAGGGGAAGAACCGGAAGTCGATCTGTTCGACCAACAATTGTTCGACCAACAGTTGTTCGACCAACAATTAAGAATTATCCAAGACAATCTGCTATTAGAcctataataaacaatattgcGTCACCGATCAATATTAGAAGGTCATTTGATAACGACGAAGATGACATAAACAGAGGAGTTCTTGGGCCTGCTGTTGTAAGAAACGGAGGAAGTAGAGCTTCCGTACGGCCAATCGCCAAAACAACTTATCACCGGAAGCTAGCCTCTGTCCGAACCACTGGTAGTGCAGGAGTGGCTACGTCTCCATTAAGAACATCTTTCGACGACAATAACGATGACTTTGATGACGTAAATGGTATTCTAGGCTTCAGTTCTGCAGGTCGACCTTCTGGCATAGCAAGAAAAATATCCCCAAGACGAGGATCCATTGGTGGATCAGCTATAGGAATACAACCAAGGTTTGGTAATGATGGTGATGACTTTGATAGAGACGATTTCAATGGGGACTTCAATGATGACTTCAATGGGGATTTCAATGATGACTTTAATAGGGGAATACTTGGGGCGTCAGTAAATCGGAATAGTGGAATACTTGGGGCATCTGGAAATAGAAATAGTGGAATTCTTGGTGCATCTGGAAATAGAAATGGCGGAATACTTGGAGCATCTGTAAAGAGAGCGGGACCGACTTCAACTGGATCAATTAGAGGTAGTCTTGGACCTGCTATTAACAGGGGTGGACATTCATCTCATTCTAAATCTTCTAACTACCACAGAAGTCCACATCAGAACATACACGTAACACATGTGCATAGGTATCAACCTGACTACGATGAGGATAACTTTGGCAGTGCACCAGTATTTAACAGTAGACCAGCGCTCGGTGGTGGATATGCTGGATACGCTACACAGTACCCCCAATATGGGTCATATGGTTATAGTTCCGGTAACAGCTATTCCAATGGAGGTGGATTTGGAACTGGAAACTTTGGTGGTGGATCAGGTTTTAGAGGTCGGTTCCGAGGATCTGGCGGAGGAAGTGGCGGTTCTGGTGGTTCAGGTACCGGTGGTGGAGACAGTGATGATTTTGATTTCGATGATGACGAAAATG GATCGAGCGGTGGTTCTGGCAGCGGAGGTGGATTCGGCAGTGGATTTAATAGTCTCGGTGGAATTGGTGGTGTAGCAGGACGATTTGTCGGTGGTGGTTTTGGATCAGTTGGTGGCATTGGTAGTATGGGTGGCTCCCAAGGCCGCTACTACGGATATGGAGTATATCCTAACAGTAGAAATATTAACCACAATACTAACTATAAGAATAGTTACGGAA AGTCATACTAA
- the LOC134681255 gene encoding uncharacterized transmembrane protein DDB_G0289901-like isoform X2: protein MYLSLQLVISVLGLALADDVWNFGDWDDDYSYTGYQPTGLLQGGSQSIMRYPTYRRYRGSLGGSTGVRGSLGGSSGFQGNLGSTGISYNTGYNRNKGYGSSGTSYSGSRGYGTYGNNYGSGMITTGSLSTSIRPIGRSRYHSRSSSIIQPRGSIGNNFGIRSRNDDDDDDFDDINIGVLGPSVARGRTGSRSVRPTIVRPTVVRPTIKNYPRQSAIRPIINNIASPINIRRSFDNDEDDINRGVLGPAVVRNGGSRASVRPIAKTTYHRKLASVRTTGSAGVATSPLRTSFDDNNDDFDDVNGILGFSSAGRPSGIARKISPRRGSIGGSAIGIQPRFGNDGDDFDRDDFNGDFNDDFNGDFNDDFNRGILGASVNRNSGILGASGNRNSGILGASGNRNGGILGASVKRAGPTSTGSIRGSLGPAINRGGHSSHSKSSNYHRSPHQNIHVTHVHRYQPDYDEDNFGSAPVFNSRPALGGGYAGYATQYPQYGSYGYSSGNSYSNGGGFGTGNFGGGSGFRGRFRGSGGGSGGSGGSGTGGGDSDDFDFDDDENGSSGGSGSGGGFGSGFNSLGGIGGVAGRFVGGGFGSVGGIGSMGGSQGRYYGYGVYPNSRNINHNTNYKNSYGKSY from the exons ATGTATCTGTCCCTTCAGTTGGTAATCAGTGTTCTAGGATTGGCCCTAGCAGACGACGTTT GGAACTTTGGTGACTGGGATGATGATTACTCATACACCGGGTACCAGCCAACTGGTTTACTACAGGGAGGTAGCCAAAGTATCATGAGATATCCAACTTACCGGAGATATAGAGGAAGTCTCGGGGGATCAACGGGAGTTCGAG GAAGTCTAGGAGGATCGTCAGGCTTTCAAGGAAATC ttggatCCACCGGAATCTCATACAATACTGGgtataatagaaataaaggatACGGTTCCTCTGGTACAAGTTATAGCGGAAGCCGAGGTTATGGCACATATGGTAACAACTATGGCAGTGGAATGATAACGACTGGATCCTTGAGTACATCGATACGACCAATAGGGAGATCGAGGTATCATTCGAGAAGTTCCTCCATTATTCAACCACGAGGCAGTATTGGAAACAATTTTGGAATTAGGTCACGcaatgacgacgacgacgacgatttTGATGATATCAACATTGGAGTTCTTGGTCCTTCTGTTGCTAGGGGAAGAACCGGAAGTCGATCTGTTCGACCAACAATTGTTCGACCAACAGTTGTTCGACCAACAATTAAGAATTATCCAAGACAATCTGCTATTAGAcctataataaacaatattgcGTCACCGATCAATATTAGAAGGTCATTTGATAACGACGAAGATGACATAAACAGAGGAGTTCTTGGGCCTGCTGTTGTAAGAAACGGAGGAAGTAGAGCTTCCGTACGGCCAATCGCCAAAACAACTTATCACCGGAAGCTAGCCTCTGTCCGAACCACTGGTAGTGCAGGAGTGGCTACGTCTCCATTAAGAACATCTTTCGACGACAATAACGATGACTTTGATGACGTAAATGGTATTCTAGGCTTCAGTTCTGCAGGTCGACCTTCTGGCATAGCAAGAAAAATATCCCCAAGACGAGGATCCATTGGTGGATCAGCTATAGGAATACAACCAAGGTTTGGTAATGATGGTGATGACTTTGATAGAGACGATTTCAATGGGGACTTCAATGATGACTTCAATGGGGATTTCAATGATGACTTTAATAGGGGAATACTTGGGGCGTCAGTAAATCGGAATAGTGGAATACTTGGGGCATCTGGAAATAGAAATAGTGGAATTCTTGGTGCATCTGGAAATAGAAATGGCGGAATACTTGGAGCATCTGTAAAGAGAGCGGGACCGACTTCAACTGGATCAATTAGAGGTAGTCTTGGACCTGCTATTAACAGGGGTGGACATTCATCTCATTCTAAATCTTCTAACTACCACAGAAGTCCACATCAGAACATACACGTAACACATGTGCATAGGTATCAACCTGACTACGATGAGGATAACTTTGGCAGTGCACCAGTATTTAACAGTAGACCAGCGCTCGGTGGTGGATATGCTGGATACGCTACACAGTACCCCCAATATGGGTCATATGGTTATAGTTCCGGTAACAGCTATTCCAATGGAGGTGGATTTGGAACTGGAAACTTTGGTGGTGGATCAGGTTTTAGAGGTCGGTTCCGAGGATCTGGCGGAGGAAGTGGCGGTTCTGGTGGTTCAGGTACCGGTGGTGGAGACAGTGATGATTTTGATTTCGATGATGACGAAAATG GATCGAGCGGTGGTTCTGGCAGCGGAGGTGGATTCGGCAGTGGATTTAATAGTCTCGGTGGAATTGGTGGTGTAGCAGGACGATTTGTCGGTGGTGGTTTTGGATCAGTTGGTGGCATTGGTAGTATGGGTGGCTCCCAAGGCCGCTACTACGGATATGGAGTATATCCTAACAGTAGAAATATTAACCACAATACTAACTATAAGAATAGTTACGGAA AGTCATACTAA